A region of Saccopteryx leptura isolate mSacLep1 chromosome X, mSacLep1_pri_phased_curated, whole genome shotgun sequence DNA encodes the following proteins:
- the LOC136386125 gene encoding PWWP domain-containing DNA repair factor 4-like yields MEPEHVLCNWKGLIWPAKVLSKSRTSPKIKPYSLQVQILSVGKKIKVKSRAVAVLDESQIESIASSRVTQSKTSIPPGEGVVYRRALTLALDILKERANLGPTRASDDPETTTMSQKGPQKQPQKQDQKPKGNSPRSFGKRKNPKSLLVGSEGEDVPDGDKSQVHTSVAPVPREAQVQPSQKSSMCSNFPSLSENDHEEESKEKTENTCTSRAMSWHCTVKRDIAVAEGGGISLSLPPGFMDTLPGALKGKAPRGTCPKTLAVSSEFSAFTRNTENPREGAWKPGTGGAATFSNAPNLKPHYSLDLTSKVRKQWAPEFQKEWQKLQPVVRLTPIDPNTIIRKDVANVAGQLTSVAFPQEPCPIERGTIVWFKFQNYPFWPSVVKSVSHTEQTARVLLIEANMHHEKSGIQVPLRRLKHLDCKEKEKLMNRARKLYEQSVNWCFSLISHYREGLGCGSFVGSFLDYYAADISYPIRKAIQEGFLDIDFPKVNYAELEDSEEEGSLVGKRPCKKILPDRMKAAWGRENQKLVDFIVKRKGADHHLLDIVKGRKQSKWLVSFLNSSRYVICVETYLEDDDQLDVVVRHLQEIYKQIDKKRLTLTRDDKVSFVLEVLLPEAIICSIAALDGLDYSKAEEKYLRGPPVHYREKELFDKNILKKIRKRSAVRSRAK; encoded by the coding sequence ATGGAACCCGAGCATGTCTTATGCAACTGGAAAGGCCTCATTTGGCCAGCAAAAGTCTTGTCCAAATCCAGAACCTCACCAAAAATTAAGCCATATTCTCTACAAGTTCAAATACTCTCAGtaggtaaaaaaattaaagtgaaaagcAGAGCCGTAGCAGTCCTAGATGAGTCTCAAATTGAGTCCATTGCCTCCTCGAGAGTGACCCAGTCTAAGACCAGCATCCCACCAGGAGAGGGAGTGGTCTACAGAAGGGCTCTAACGTTGGCACTGGACATTCTGAAAGAGAGAGCAAACTTGGGTCCCACAAGAGCGTCAGATGACCCAGAGACCACCACGATGTCTCAAAAGGGACCGCAAAAGCAACCTCAGAAACAGGATCAGAAGCCCAAAGGGAACTCACCGAGAAGTTTTGGGAAAAGGAAAAACCCCAAATCACTGTTGGTAGGATCGGAGGGTGAGGATGTTCCTGATGGTGACAAATCACAGGTGCACACATCCGTCGCTCCTGTCCCAAGGGAAGCACAAGTACAGCCCTCACAGAAGTCCAGCATGTGCTCAAACTTCCCGTCACTTTCAGAAAATGATCATGAAGAAGAGAGCAAGGAAAAGACGGAAAATACATGCACCTCAAGAGCTATGTCTTGGCACTGTACAGTCAAGAGGGATATTGCAGTTGCTGAAGGTGGAggcatctctctatctcttccacCCGGTTTCATGGACACTCTGCCCGGGGCTCTGAAAGGAAAGGCACCACGTGGCACCTGCCCGAAAACCCTGGCTGTCTCGTCTGAGTTCTCTGCCTTCACCAGGAACACTGAGAACCCTAGAGAGGGCGCCTGGAAGCCAGGCACGGGAGGTGCAGCAACATTCTCTAATGCCCCTAACCTGAAGCCGCATTATTCACTCGATTTGACAAGCAAAGTGAGGAAGCAGTGGGCACCAGAGTTTCAGAAAGAATGGCAAAAACTTCAACCCGTAGTTAGATTAACGCCTATTGACCCCAACACCATTATTAGGAAAGATGTCGCCAATGTTGCAGGACAACTGACAAGTGTGGCTTTCCCACAAGAGCCGTGTCCCATAGAAAGAGGAACGATAGTCTGGTTTAAGTTTCAAAATTACCCATTTTGGCCATCAGTAGTCAAAAGTGTCAGCCACACGGAGCAGACTGCAAGGGTGCTATTGATTGAGGCAAACATGCACCATGAAAAGAGTGGCATTCAAGTGCCTCTTCGCAGATTAAAACATCTGGattgtaaagagaaagagaaactaatgAACAGAGCCAGGAAACTGTACGAGCAGAGTGTGAACTGGTGCTTTTCCCTGATTTCCCACTACAGAGAAGGGCTCGGTTGTGGGTCTTTCGTGGGCTCTTTCCTGGACTACTATGCTGCTGACATCAGCTACCCAATTAGGAAAGCCATCCAAGAGGGGTTTCTGGATATTGACTTCCCAAAGGTGAATTACGCCGAGCTGGAAGATTCTGAGGAGGAGGGCTCCCTGGTTGGGAAGAGGCCCTGCAAGAAAATTCTCCCTGACCGGATGAAGGCCGCTTGGGGCCGAGAGAACCAGAAGCTCGTGGACTTCATCGTGAAGAGAAAGGGGGCTGACCACCATCTTCTGGATATCGTCAAAGGTAGGAAACAGTCCAAGTGGCTGGTATCATTTCTGAACTCAAGTAGGTATGTGATCTGCGTTGAAACATACCTGGAGGATGACGATCAGTTGGATGTCGTAGTAAGGCATTTACAAGAGATCTACAAGCAAATAGACAAGAAGAGGCTGACTCTGACAAGAGATGACAAAGTGAGTTTTGTTCTGGAAGTCCTTCTGCCAGAAGCCATCATTTGCTCAATTGCTGCACTTGATGGGTTAGACTACAGCAAGGCAGAAGAAAAGTACTTGCGAGGGCCCCCTGTGCATTACCGGGAAAAAGAACTATttgataaaaatatcttaaagaaaatcagaaagagaTCGGCAGTCAGGAGCAGGGCTAAGTAA